A portion of the Cervus elaphus chromosome X, mCerEla1.1, whole genome shotgun sequence genome contains these proteins:
- the SLC25A53 gene encoding solute carrier family 25 member 53 — translation MSRAARPISGARGRPPRAASCSGPLLAKRSSWLAESAAHRRGSQCGVKCSSDCWTLPIGILPFFHLHPGIFSMGEQNHSPGKELQPWTRKEAPGKRSWHSHAYALGAISNFMSTFLTFPIYKVMFRQQIHAVAVSEAVRQLWHEGPQYFYRGIYPPLLSKTLQGTLLFGTYDSMLFCLSPVGPHSLGHRWAAGLISGVVEAVALSPFERVQNVLQDGRKQARFPSTFSILKEFHSYGLWGRLSQGYYRGFWPVLLRNSLGSALYFSFKDPIQNSLAEQGLPHWVPALVSGSVNGTITCLVLYPLIVLVANMQSHIGWQSMPSLWASVQDVWDTRGRKVFMIYRGGSLVILRSSVTWGLTTAIHDFLQRRYHSRKELKD, via the exons ATGAGTCGGGCAGCCAGGCCAATCAGCGGGGCGAGGGGGCGGCCTCCCCGCGCAGCCTCCTGCTCAGGGCCATTGCTAGCAAAAAGGAGTAGCTGGCTGGCGGAGTCTGCAGCACACAGGCGCGGGAGCCAGTGCGGTGTCAAGTGCAGCTCGGACTGTTGGACCCTGCCGATTGGCATTTTACC TTTCTTCCATCTGCACCCAGGTATCTTCAGCATGGGGGAACAAAACCACTCTCCCGGGAAGGAGCTTCAGCCCTGGACACGAAAAGAGGCTCCAGGAAAGAGAAGCTGGCACTCCCATGCCTACGCCCTTGGTGCCATTTCCAACTTTATGTCTACTTTTCTGACCTTTCCTATCTATAAGGTTATGTTCCGGCAACAGATCCATGCTGTGGCGGTGTCGGAGGCTGTGAGGCAGCTTTGGCATGAAGGCCCTCAATACTTCTACCGGGGAATCTACCCGCCTCTTCTCTCCAAGACATTGCAAGGGACTCTGCTGTTTGGGACTTACGATAGCATGCTGTTTTGTCTCTCCCCTGTTGGGCCACACTCCCTGGGGCACCGCTGGGCTGCGGGGCTCATATCTGGTGTGgtggaggctgtggcactcagcCCCTTTGAGAGGGTGCAAAATGTGCTTCAAGATGGTCGCAAGCAAGCTCGCTTTCCCAGCACCTTCAGCATTCTCAAGGAATTTCACTCTTATGGGCTTTGGGGCCGGCTGTCACAGGGTTACTATCGTGGTTTCTGGCCTGTCCTTCTCAGGAACAGCCTGGGGAGTGCTCTGTATTTCTCCTTCAAGGATCCCATCCAGAATAGCTTGGCAGAGCAGGGCCTGCCCCACTGGGTTCCTGCCTTGGTGTCTGGGAGTGTCAATGGAACAATCACCTGCCTAGTTCTGTATCCTCTGATTGTGCTGGTTGCCAATATGCAGTCCCACATTGGCTGGCAGAGCATGCCAAGCTTGTGGGCTTCTGTCCAGGATGTGTGGGACACTCGGGGCCGAAAGGTATTTATGATATACCGGGGAGGTTCCCTGGTCATCCTAAGGTCCAGTGTAACCTGGGGCCTCACTACTGCTATCCATGACTTCCTGCAGAGGAGGTATCATTCCAGGAAAGAGCTGAAAGACTGA